The Desulfobaculum bizertense DSM 18034 genome includes a region encoding these proteins:
- a CDS encoding DUF370 domain-containing protein yields MQKNGLLNIGFGNFVVSNRVIAIVNPTSSPMRRLREDARQAGRLIDATQGRKTRSIIVSDSNHIILSAIQAETIGQRYCQEEEENE; encoded by the coding sequence ATGCAGAAAAACGGACTGCTCAACATTGGTTTCGGCAATTTTGTCGTGAGCAACCGGGTCATTGCGATTGTGAACCCCACGTCTTCCCCCATGCGCCGACTGCGTGAAGACGCCAGACAGGCTGGCCGTCTCATCGATGCGACACAGGGCAGAAAAACACGCTCCATTATTGTTTCCGACTCCAATCACATCATTCTGTCCGCAATTCAGGCAGAAACCATCGGGCAGCGTTACTGCCAGGAGGAAGAGGAGAATGAATAG
- the gmk gene encoding guanylate kinase: MNSRRGLMLVICAPSGTGKSTLTKRLRKEFPRISFSISYTTRKPRDGERQGIDYHFVNRDEFNTLIEEGFFAEWAEVHGNFYGTPKDAVLELLDEGQDVLFDIDVQGAAQLRESMQQGCYVFLFPPSLAALRQRLEARNTDDESIIERRLNNAPGEVEEANKFDYWIVNDDLDSAYRLLKSVYLAEGTRPSYLPQLPDRILHHKKI; this comes from the coding sequence ATGAATAGCAGACGCGGTCTGATGCTTGTCATCTGCGCCCCATCTGGCACAGGCAAGAGCACCCTCACCAAACGTCTCCGGAAAGAGTTTCCACGAATCTCCTTTTCCATTTCCTACACGACCCGCAAACCTCGCGATGGCGAACGGCAGGGCATTGACTATCATTTTGTGAACCGCGACGAGTTTAATACACTCATCGAGGAAGGATTCTTCGCAGAATGGGCCGAAGTCCACGGCAACTTTTATGGCACTCCCAAGGATGCCGTTCTGGAGCTTTTGGACGAAGGTCAGGACGTGCTCTTTGACATTGACGTTCAGGGAGCAGCACAGCTTCGCGAAAGCATGCAGCAGGGCTGCTACGTCTTTTTGTTCCCACCATCTCTGGCCGCACTGCGCCAGCGACTGGAAGCCCGCAACACAGACGACGAATCCATCATTGAGCGCCGTCTGAATAATGCACCGGGTGAAGTCGAAGAAGCCAACAAGTTTGACTACTGGATTGTGAATGACGATCTGGATTCTGCATACCGCCTGCTGAAAAGCGTCTACCTTGCCGAAGGAACACGCCCCAGCTACCTGCCGCAGCTGCCTGACCGCATTTTGCACCACAAAAAGATTTAA
- the recJ gene encoding single-stranded-DNA-specific exonuclease RecJ has translation MSLNWIPRPQEKETPADIERRAEALHVSPRIATILWQRGMHTAEQMDTFMSPGLKHLAPLSEYPGLNEAAQILADGLLAGKKFAVWGDYDVDGVTSTALVTDVLAEKNIDSMHHLPDRFSEGYGLNCAGIEALAEQGVELLLTVDCGITNIQEVTRAKELGMTVVVSDHHLPGKELPPADAIVDPRCADCPCADLAGVGVAFMLMAAVNALVPPKVDIRKFLDFVALGTIADVVKLRGQNRVLVKNGLLLLGEAKRPGIAALKEVSKYAPTAALGAGQVGFGLAPRINAAGRIGKAEDALTLLLSKNYSTARPIAAQLDDLNTERRATEDSILQEALTQAESQSKNRLGLVLYHPDWHAGVIGIVASRIVEAFYRPTLILTKEGDHLKGSGRSTHEFHLYDGLTECSELLLGFGGHKQAAGMSLDENKLPALRDAFDKAVRKQCGDSPLTATLLTDGELPFAEIDFTLLKELELLQPFGPGNAEPVFVSPPVKVERRSVFGKNHIKLDLLDEQSGIRQSAKAWRQAENILPGIQGRSIRIAFTPRIDRYRGTARIDLYIKDWKEI, from the coding sequence ATGTCCCTGAACTGGATTCCCCGACCGCAAGAAAAAGAAACGCCCGCAGACATTGAACGCAGAGCCGAAGCCCTGCACGTCAGCCCCCGTATTGCCACTATCCTGTGGCAGCGAGGCATGCACACCGCCGAGCAGATGGACACCTTTATGAGTCCAGGACTCAAGCACCTTGCTCCGCTCAGCGAATATCCCGGCCTGAATGAAGCCGCACAGATTCTGGCTGACGGTCTGCTCGCCGGAAAAAAATTTGCGGTCTGGGGTGACTATGACGTGGACGGCGTCACCTCCACGGCTCTGGTCACAGATGTTCTGGCAGAGAAAAACATCGACTCCATGCACCACCTGCCTGACCGCTTTAGCGAAGGCTACGGCCTGAACTGCGCAGGCATTGAGGCCCTTGCCGAACAGGGCGTTGAACTGCTGCTGACTGTTGACTGCGGCATTACCAACATTCAGGAAGTCACGCGGGCAAAAGAGCTGGGCATGACCGTTGTCGTGTCTGACCACCACCTCCCCGGCAAGGAACTTCCCCCTGCTGACGCCATTGTTGACCCTCGCTGTGCAGACTGCCCCTGTGCAGACCTTGCAGGCGTTGGCGTGGCCTTCATGCTTATGGCCGCAGTGAATGCTCTTGTTCCGCCCAAAGTCGACATCCGCAAATTTCTCGACTTCGTGGCCCTTGGCACCATTGCAGACGTCGTCAAACTCCGTGGCCAGAACCGCGTCCTCGTAAAAAACGGCCTGCTGCTCCTTGGAGAGGCCAAGCGCCCCGGCATCGCCGCACTGAAAGAGGTCAGCAAATACGCCCCCACAGCCGCCCTTGGTGCTGGTCAGGTGGGCTTTGGACTTGCTCCGCGCATCAACGCCGCAGGACGTATTGGCAAAGCCGAAGACGCCCTGACCCTGCTCTTGTCCAAAAACTACAGCACAGCACGGCCTATTGCCGCCCAGCTTGATGACCTGAACACCGAACGCCGGGCCACAGAAGACAGCATCCTGCAAGAGGCCCTGACACAGGCCGAGTCCCAGAGCAAAAACCGCCTTGGACTGGTGCTCTATCATCCTGACTGGCACGCTGGCGTTATTGGTATTGTGGCCTCGCGCATTGTCGAAGCCTTTTATCGCCCAACCCTGATTCTGACCAAGGAAGGCGACCACCTCAAAGGTTCGGGCCGCAGCACCCACGAATTTCATCTCTACGACGGCCTGACGGAATGCAGCGAGCTTCTGCTCGGATTTGGTGGACACAAGCAGGCCGCAGGTATGTCGCTTGATGAAAACAAGCTCCCTGCCCTGCGCGATGCCTTCGACAAAGCCGTCCGCAAACAGTGCGGAGACAGCCCTCTTACGGCCACCCTCCTCACAGACGGCGAGCTGCCCTTTGCCGAAATTGATTTCACCCTGCTCAAGGAGCTTGAACTGCTCCAGCCCTTTGGTCCCGGCAATGCCGAACCTGTTTTTGTTTCCCCGCCCGTCAAGGTGGAACGACGCAGCGTCTTCGGCAAGAATCACATCAAGCTGGACCTTCTGGACGAGCAGTCAGGCATCCGCCAGAGCGCCAAGGCATGGCGACAGGCAGAAAACATTCTGCCGGGCATTCAGGGACGCAGCATCCGCATTGCCTTTACCCCGCGCATTGACCGCTACCGGGGCACGGCCCGCATCGACCTCTACATCAAAGACTGGAAAGAAATCTAA
- a CDS encoding HDOD domain-containing protein, with product MTHQRSALLIEKVTQLRQELPYSPEILHALFAQTSEDSRSSLEDVAQSIASDPALTTRVLSIANSAYYGLQSEIASPLRAVSVLGLEYIRSLILSFGVQSIGQNLKSASGFALRDYWKHQILTAVAAKHITTQLGQHPLTAEALPNPERMYTAGLLHDMGKLLTAMLMPKDWQRVTEQAKAKHCTVAEAEEDYWGMDHGVIGAMALRSWNLPASLTEPVSWHHAPDRAAEHELDARILCLANALAIRLQSSEEPVAEDWKGLLQSFDLSLRPLAQKIAQSVKEPEQKRLLAALA from the coding sequence ATGACACATCAGCGCAGCGCACTTCTGATAGAAAAAGTGACCCAGCTCAGGCAGGAGCTTCCGTATTCACCGGAAATACTCCATGCTCTCTTTGCACAAACGTCTGAGGATTCACGCTCTTCTCTGGAAGATGTTGCCCAGAGCATCGCCTCTGACCCCGCGCTGACCACCCGTGTTCTGTCCATTGCCAATTCCGCATATTACGGCCTGCAGTCGGAGATCGCCTCTCCACTGCGGGCCGTTTCCGTTTTGGGGCTGGAGTACATCCGCAGTCTTATTCTGAGCTTTGGTGTCCAAAGCATCGGCCAAAACCTCAAAAGCGCCTCAGGCTTTGCCCTCCGGGATTACTGGAAGCACCAAATCCTGACAGCTGTCGCGGCCAAGCACATCACAACTCAGCTTGGACAGCATCCGCTCACAGCAGAAGCCCTGCCCAATCCCGAACGCATGTACACCGCGGGCCTGCTCCATGACATGGGCAAACTGCTGACCGCAATGCTTATGCCCAAGGACTGGCAGCGCGTAACAGAGCAGGCCAAAGCCAAACACTGCACCGTTGCAGAGGCCGAAGAAGACTACTGGGGCATGGATCACGGTGTCATTGGCGCTATGGCCCTTCGTTCATGGAACCTCCCCGCATCCCTGACAGAACCCGTGAGCTGGCACCACGCACCAGACAGGGCCGCCGAGCATGAACTGGATGCCCGCATCCTCTGCCTTGCAAACGCCCTTGCCATTCGCCTTCAGTCCTCAGAAGAACCCGTTGCCGAAGACTGGAAAGGCCTGCTCCAGAGCTTTGATCTCTCCCTGCGTCCTCTGGCCCAAAAAATCGCACAGAGCGTCAAGGAACCGGAGCAAAAGCGCCTGCTGGCCGCTCTGGCCTAA
- the lipA gene encoding lipoyl synthase, which translates to MSSQKNSARCSRIPEWLRIKLPSDPAFAETRGLLKDLGLNTVCQGAKCPNIYECFSKHVATFLIMGSHCTRGCAFCNIGLGHVSPLDPEEPARVGEAAARLGLRHVVITSVTRDDLPDGGAEHFAETVRQVRAQVPGCTVEVLIPDFQGNEAALHTVIDVAPEIINHNVETVPELYTAIRPQANFEQSLTLLQRVHDAGIVSKSGLMLGLGESHEQVKQLLARLHEVQCQIVTVGQYMRPSLKHPEVVEYVTPEDFEALACYARELGIPHVFSAPRVRSSYNAAMFV; encoded by the coding sequence GTGTCATCGCAGAAGAATTCCGCACGGTGTTCAAGGATTCCAGAGTGGCTGAGAATCAAGCTGCCCAGTGATCCTGCATTTGCCGAGACTCGTGGACTGCTCAAGGATCTTGGGCTGAATACGGTGTGTCAGGGGGCGAAGTGCCCGAATATTTATGAGTGCTTTTCAAAGCATGTGGCGACGTTTCTTATTATGGGGAGCCACTGCACCAGAGGCTGTGCCTTTTGCAATATCGGGCTGGGGCATGTTTCTCCTCTGGACCCGGAAGAACCGGCTCGCGTGGGTGAGGCTGCGGCTCGGCTTGGCCTCAGGCATGTTGTGATTACGTCGGTGACGCGTGATGATTTGCCGGATGGCGGAGCAGAACATTTTGCAGAAACAGTGCGGCAGGTCAGGGCACAGGTACCGGGGTGCACTGTAGAAGTGCTTATTCCTGATTTTCAGGGGAATGAGGCGGCCTTGCACACGGTGATTGATGTGGCTCCTGAGATCATTAACCACAACGTGGAAACCGTGCCAGAGCTGTATACGGCTATCCGACCACAGGCCAACTTTGAGCAGAGCCTGACTCTGCTCCAGCGGGTTCATGACGCCGGGATTGTGTCCAAGAGTGGGCTTATGCTTGGGCTTGGTGAAAGCCATGAGCAGGTGAAGCAGCTCCTTGCCCGTCTGCATGAAGTGCAGTGTCAGATTGTGACGGTGGGGCAGTACATGCGCCCAAGTCTCAAGCACCCGGAAGTGGTGGAGTATGTGACACCAGAAGATTTTGAGGCTTTGGCCTGCTACGCACGGGAGCTTGGAATTCCCCATGTCTTTTCTGCGCCACGGGTCAGAAGCTCGTATAATGCTGCTATGTTTGTGTAG
- a CDS encoding YicC/YloC family endoribonuclease has protein sequence MTIKSMTGFGRHTARTEDWAQAWEIRSVNGRHLDLKWRIPSSVRSLETSFEKTFRDYATRGRINVQLNLQVFRPEILGVTLNTTLASAMLDQLQGFAQEKGADFTPDFMRLMSMSFLWEDSSSEPDPKLSDDLKQGLIKALEDWNAARATEGEAMRADLLERVARLRVWLTKLEERTPQVKETRFETIEKRMQTVLDKYELTLDQDRLLQEIAVISDKIDVTEELTRLEAHLTQLKKVLSDGGEMGKRLDFVLQECFREINTCGNKAQDTEVSRIVVDFKAELEKCREQVQNIE, from the coding sequence ATGACAATAAAAAGCATGACTGGCTTCGGCCGCCACACAGCCCGAACAGAAGACTGGGCACAGGCCTGGGAAATCCGCAGCGTCAATGGTCGCCACCTTGATCTGAAATGGCGCATTCCCTCCAGTGTGCGTTCTCTGGAGACCAGCTTTGAAAAAACATTCCGCGACTACGCAACCCGTGGCCGCATCAATGTGCAGCTGAACCTCCAGGTCTTCCGCCCAGAAATTCTTGGCGTCACGCTCAACACAACCCTTGCCTCGGCAATGCTGGACCAGCTTCAGGGCTTTGCTCAGGAAAAGGGTGCGGATTTCACACCAGATTTCATGCGACTGATGTCCATGTCCTTCCTGTGGGAAGACAGCTCCTCCGAGCCTGATCCCAAACTCTCTGACGACCTGAAACAGGGTCTCATCAAAGCTCTTGAAGACTGGAATGCAGCTCGTGCTACCGAAGGCGAAGCCATGCGAGCCGACCTTTTGGAGCGTGTAGCTCGCCTGCGCGTCTGGCTGACCAAACTCGAAGAGCGCACTCCTCAGGTCAAGGAAACCCGCTTTGAGACCATTGAAAAGCGGATGCAGACCGTCCTCGACAAATACGAACTGACACTGGATCAGGACCGTCTCCTTCAGGAAATCGCAGTTATTTCCGATAAGATCGACGTCACCGAAGAGCTGACCCGCCTTGAGGCGCATCTCACCCAGCTCAAGAAAGTGCTTTCTGATGGTGGCGAAATGGGCAAGCGCCTCGATTTCGTGCTCCAGGAATGCTTCCGCGAAATCAACACCTGTGGCAACAAGGCTCAGGATACTGAGGTCAGCCGCATCGTTGTTGACTTTAAGGCCGAGCTGGAAAAATGCCGTGAACAGGTCCAGAACATTGAGTAA
- the lipB gene encoding lipoyl(octanoyl) transferase LipB: MRIRDLGRISYADALALQLEEVERVQQGGEDTLFLLEHPPVITLGKGGGLDNLHVSPDYLKEHEIELVQVKRGGNITCHFPGQLVAYPVFRIEHRPGGIRAFFHDMEETVIRTLARYGLVAGRSEGRPGVWLGNRKICSMGIGVKRWVTWHGLALNVLPDVSLFQLVTLCGLSDAVPTSVHAEMRRCDAQRSSETPLPTLQEIKGVIAEEFRTVFKDSRVAENQAAQ, translated from the coding sequence GTGCGCATTCGGGATTTAGGCCGAATCAGCTATGCAGATGCTTTGGCGCTCCAGCTTGAAGAAGTGGAGCGGGTACAGCAGGGCGGCGAGGACACGCTTTTTTTACTGGAACATCCGCCGGTCATTACTCTTGGCAAAGGCGGAGGACTGGATAATTTGCATGTTTCGCCGGACTATCTGAAAGAGCATGAAATTGAGCTGGTTCAGGTGAAGCGTGGCGGAAACATAACCTGTCATTTCCCGGGGCAGCTTGTGGCCTATCCTGTGTTTCGCATTGAGCACCGTCCAGGTGGAATTCGGGCTTTTTTTCATGACATGGAAGAAACCGTGATTCGCACACTGGCCCGGTATGGGCTTGTTGCTGGACGCTCAGAAGGGCGCCCCGGTGTGTGGCTGGGCAATCGGAAAATTTGTTCGATGGGCATCGGGGTCAAGCGATGGGTGACATGGCATGGCCTTGCGCTCAATGTTTTGCCTGATGTGAGTCTTTTTCAGCTTGTGACGCTGTGTGGCCTCTCGGATGCTGTCCCGACCTCTGTCCACGCAGAAATGCGTCGATGTGATGCGCAACGCAGTTCAGAAACCCCATTGCCAACTTTGCAGGAGATAAAAGGTGTCATCGCAGAAGAATTCCGCACGGTGTTCAAGGATTCCAGAGTGGCTGAGAATCAAGCTGCCCAGTGA
- a CDS encoding tetratricopeptide repeat protein produces MTDEKKIDTDMKVAQTSRKESIKGVFSIQRIQRVGTGTTTRKTIKKAFWFADEQEDGTIKVQPLNANYVPSGARRDVPREDFLEKFSPEPEFYVSTVFPKMKELQASIDKGEKHRERGESFSAELEFGHALGIDEENVRANFGLGLTYLERGEDAKANDIFERLVKLDAAFEKKHKHLFNEFGINLRKNKMFEQSMEYYSRALELSQQDEHLFYNMARVSFEQEDWGRAATYLTRALELNRDFPEALRFMDYLQDNKLVDRDGKAIPGALRPVRGKKHSAPKKRPGTNYVMDV; encoded by the coding sequence ATGACTGATGAAAAGAAGATTGATACTGACATGAAAGTTGCACAGACAAGTCGCAAAGAGTCTATCAAAGGCGTTTTTTCTATCCAGCGCATCCAGCGAGTGGGCACTGGTACCACGACCCGCAAAACCATAAAGAAAGCATTCTGGTTTGCAGACGAGCAAGAAGATGGCACAATAAAAGTTCAGCCGCTCAATGCGAACTATGTCCCATCTGGAGCACGTCGGGACGTTCCCCGCGAGGACTTCCTTGAGAAGTTTTCGCCAGAGCCAGAGTTTTATGTTTCCACGGTTTTCCCAAAGATGAAGGAGCTTCAGGCCAGCATCGACAAGGGAGAAAAGCACCGTGAGCGCGGCGAATCCTTTAGCGCCGAGCTGGAATTTGGACACGCTCTTGGCATTGATGAGGAAAACGTCCGGGCCAATTTTGGTCTGGGCCTGACCTACCTTGAGCGTGGCGAAGATGCCAAGGCCAACGACATTTTTGAGCGTCTGGTCAAACTGGATGCCGCGTTTGAAAAAAAGCACAAGCACCTGTTCAACGAGTTTGGCATCAACCTTCGAAAGAACAAGATGTTTGAACAGTCTATGGAATATTACAGCCGTGCGCTGGAACTTTCACAGCAGGACGAACACCTGTTCTACAACATGGCCCGGGTTTCCTTTGAACAGGAAGACTGGGGCCGGGCAGCAACCTATCTGACCAGAGCTTTGGAACTGAACCGGGATTTTCCGGAAGCCCTTCGCTTCATGGATTATTTGCAGGACAACAAGCTCGTGGACCGCGACGGCAAGGCCATTCCAGGAGCGCTTCGCCCTGTGCGAGGCAAAAAGCATTCTGCACCCAAAAAGCGACCGGGGACAAACTACGTTATGGATGTCTAA
- a CDS encoding ASKHA domain-containing protein, protein MPEIRLTVLDADHQKREMSCEPGQTLAQGLFLSGYWKTPVLCSGVGLCGRCRLRFLSPAPAPDSADEALFSVEELHDGWRLGCRHQVREGQEVFLPCHAAASAAPQELTPDAKAVRLAVDFGTSSVSWQALDGERSVAQGTDPNPQLGAGSDVMSRLAYAADPDHARQLQKLAVSYLQQVVAGLGAPVEEIAVAANPAMTLILLGKESAGLRAAPYRLSYRGGQVEILEALPPVYVLPQLAPFVGGDLSAGLLELLERNTRPQFPFLLSDMGTNGEFVLAVSPERFLVTSVPLGPALEGAGLSCGNAAGPGAVVHFEVQPAGLVAQCLGGGMPSRKAGMTGTGYISLLALLRQLGVLAEDGRFEQGNTPLAKRVSRSLGTQYGEPCLHLPGGLVLLARDVEEILKIKAAFHVALDALCEAAGIRLTDLAAVYLAGALGENVSCLALEQLGFLPEGSGRLVQSVGNTSLAGAARVLYDKTAREKVESFSKKTQEIVLAGDRDFSTRFMARMRFSQSEAV, encoded by the coding sequence ATGCCCGAAATACGGCTGACTGTACTGGATGCAGATCATCAGAAGCGAGAGATGAGCTGTGAACCAGGACAAACTCTGGCTCAGGGCCTCTTTTTGAGTGGGTATTGGAAGACCCCTGTTTTATGCTCCGGCGTCGGCCTTTGTGGTCGGTGCCGGTTGCGTTTTTTATCGCCTGCTCCCGCTCCGGATAGCGCTGACGAAGCGCTTTTTTCTGTGGAGGAATTGCATGATGGCTGGCGGCTTGGCTGTCGACATCAGGTCAGAGAGGGGCAAGAGGTCTTTTTGCCATGCCATGCCGCAGCGTCGGCTGCGCCGCAGGAATTGACGCCGGACGCAAAGGCTGTGCGCCTCGCAGTGGACTTCGGGACCAGCTCGGTGTCGTGGCAGGCGCTGGATGGCGAACGAAGCGTTGCACAGGGGACCGACCCAAATCCTCAGCTTGGCGCGGGAAGCGATGTTATGAGTCGGCTGGCCTATGCTGCGGACCCAGACCACGCTCGGCAACTCCAGAAGCTTGCTGTGTCATATTTGCAGCAGGTAGTGGCTGGACTTGGTGCTCCTGTCGAGGAAATTGCGGTTGCCGCAAACCCGGCCATGACGTTGATTCTGCTCGGAAAAGAGAGCGCTGGGCTTCGGGCTGCACCGTACCGGCTGAGCTACAGGGGCGGACAGGTGGAAATACTTGAAGCCCTGCCGCCTGTGTATGTCTTGCCGCAGCTTGCACCATTTGTCGGGGGAGACCTGAGCGCTGGGCTGCTGGAGCTGCTGGAACGGAATACAAGGCCGCAGTTCCCGTTTTTGCTTTCAGATATGGGAACGAATGGAGAGTTTGTGCTGGCTGTTTCGCCGGAGCGTTTTCTGGTGACCAGTGTTCCGCTTGGGCCTGCACTGGAAGGTGCGGGGCTGAGTTGTGGGAATGCGGCTGGTCCCGGTGCTGTGGTGCACTTTGAAGTCCAGCCCGCGGGATTGGTGGCGCAGTGCCTTGGTGGAGGAATGCCTTCGCGTAAGGCGGGCATGACTGGGACAGGATATATTTCACTTCTTGCACTGTTGCGTCAGCTTGGTGTGCTTGCTGAGGATGGGCGCTTTGAGCAGGGGAACACGCCGCTTGCAAAACGTGTGAGTCGTTCCCTTGGTACGCAGTACGGTGAGCCGTGTTTGCATCTTCCCGGTGGGCTGGTACTGCTGGCCCGGGATGTTGAGGAAATTTTGAAGATCAAGGCTGCATTTCATGTGGCTTTGGATGCGCTCTGTGAGGCGGCGGGAATTCGGCTTACTGATCTTGCCGCGGTGTATCTTGCGGGAGCACTCGGTGAAAATGTCTCTTGTTTGGCTCTGGAACAGCTTGGTTTTCTTCCGGAAGGGAGTGGGAGGCTTGTGCAGAGCGTTGGCAATACATCGCTTGCGGGTGCAGCGAGAGTTCTGTACGACAAGACTGCGCGAGAAAAAGTGGAAAGCTTTTCGAAAAAGACGCAGGAAATTGTGCTGGCTGGAGACCGGGACTTTAGCACCCGGTTTATGGCGAGAATGCGTTTTTCGCAGAGTGAGGCCGTATAG
- the mtaB gene encoding tRNA (N(6)-L-threonylcarbamoyladenosine(37)-C(2))-methylthiotransferase MtaB: MSINKYFYIYTLGCKINQYESQAIREAWLGAEYQECTDPEQADIIVMNSCAVTAHAVRDLRQQTRRLMRLAPEAKVIITGCAAEVLHKELAKDFGDALIVPQSKKEELLTLPMATPDASISTPEQSPAALHFPKFSITGYNRVRAVVKVQDGCTHRCTYCIIPSTRGKSVSRPMQDTAEEIHRIFEAGWHEVTLSGINLRQFGRDLDGSPNFWDLMEYLEKDLAPTWAGKARLRISSLDPGQLTEQALTVLGTSRMVCPQLHISLQSLAPAVLRRMGRGHYSFESVSDWLKGLAAYWPFFGLGTDLIAGFPGETDEDFQETLAHMKELPLTYAHVFPYSQRPGTPAARYPEQVPTQIKKERAALLRKCADEKKQAFLEHLAQQPELDVVLEKLDPARGVCQHYADCVFPDTLEHAEKRQMVRAVPIRREGNTLLVRPA, from the coding sequence ATGTCGATAAACAAATATTTCTACATCTACACACTGGGCTGCAAAATCAACCAGTATGAAAGTCAGGCCATTCGTGAAGCATGGCTTGGCGCTGAGTATCAGGAATGCACAGACCCAGAGCAGGCAGACATCATTGTGATGAACTCCTGCGCAGTCACCGCCCATGCGGTCCGCGACCTGCGCCAGCAGACACGCCGCCTCATGCGCCTTGCTCCCGAAGCCAAAGTCATCATCACAGGCTGCGCCGCAGAAGTCCTGCACAAGGAACTCGCCAAAGACTTTGGCGATGCCCTGATTGTGCCCCAGTCCAAAAAGGAAGAGCTGCTTACCCTGCCCATGGCCACGCCAGATGCAAGTATCAGTACTCCGGAGCAGTCACCCGCAGCACTGCACTTCCCGAAATTTTCCATCACGGGCTACAACCGTGTCCGCGCGGTCGTCAAAGTTCAGGACGGCTGCACACACCGGTGTACCTACTGCATTATCCCCAGCACCAGAGGCAAATCTGTCAGCCGTCCCATGCAGGACACAGCCGAAGAGATCCACCGTATTTTTGAAGCTGGCTGGCACGAAGTCACCCTGTCTGGCATCAATCTCCGCCAGTTTGGCCGGGACCTCGACGGCTCCCCGAATTTCTGGGACCTCATGGAATATCTGGAAAAAGACCTTGCTCCCACATGGGCCGGGAAAGCCAGACTGCGCATCAGCTCTCTTGATCCGGGCCAGCTCACCGAGCAGGCTCTTACCGTACTGGGCACCTCCCGCATGGTCTGCCCGCAGCTTCATATTTCTCTCCAGAGCCTTGCCCCGGCCGTGCTGCGACGCATGGGCCGCGGCCATTACAGTTTTGAAAGCGTTTCTGACTGGCTCAAGGGCCTGGCTGCATACTGGCCATTCTTTGGGCTTGGAACGGACCTCATCGCGGGCTTCCCCGGCGAAACTGACGAGGACTTTCAGGAGACGCTGGCTCACATGAAAGAACTGCCACTCACCTACGCCCACGTTTTCCCCTACTCCCAGCGCCCCGGCACTCCGGCGGCCCGCTACCCGGAGCAGGTGCCCACACAAATCAAAAAAGAACGGGCTGCACTTTTGCGAAAATGTGCCGATGAGAAAAAACAGGCCTTTCTGGAGCATCTGGCCCAGCAGCCAGAGCTTGATGTGGTTCTGGAAAAACTCGACCCAGCCCGTGGCGTCTGCCAGCATTATGCAGACTGTGTGTTTCCTGATACTCTGGAACATGCAGAAAAGCGCCAAATGGTCAGGGCCGTTCCCATTCGACGGGAGGGAAATACCCTTCTTGTTCGTCCAGCTTAG
- the pyrF gene encoding orotidine-5'-phosphate decarboxylase: MAELVVALDFPTKESALEMAQSLKGTATWMKVGLELYTTAGPEIIYELRKLGFRVFLDQKFMDIPNTVQGAVRSAVRAGADMITIHTCGGRRMMEAARKGLEEGAADTGRSPLLLGVTVLTSMTEDDLVLPEGMTVPTLALQYAKAARECGLTGVVCSGHEVESIKSACGDDFVCLTPGIRLASADDDQRRVMTPAQAVAAGSNYLVAGRPITKADSPRDAATLFLEQMAAESL, encoded by the coding sequence ATGGCTGAACTTGTCGTAGCACTGGACTTTCCCACCAAGGAAAGCGCACTTGAAATGGCCCAGAGCCTAAAAGGGACCGCCACATGGATGAAGGTTGGTCTTGAGCTGTATACTACAGCAGGCCCTGAGATTATTTATGAACTTCGCAAGCTGGGTTTCCGTGTTTTTCTGGACCAGAAATTCATGGACATTCCCAACACGGTACAGGGCGCAGTGCGCTCTGCGGTTCGCGCTGGTGCAGACATGATCACCATCCATACCTGCGGTGGACGCCGCATGATGGAAGCAGCCAGAAAAGGGCTTGAAGAAGGCGCAGCCGACACAGGCCGCTCCCCTCTTCTGCTTGGGGTCACAGTCCTGACCAGCATGACCGAGGACGATCTTGTTTTGCCCGAGGGCATGACGGTGCCCACGCTGGCCCTCCAGTACGCCAAGGCCGCGCGTGAATGCGGACTGACTGGCGTTGTCTGCTCCGGGCACGAAGTGGAAAGCATCAAAAGCGCCTGCGGCGATGACTTTGTCTGCCTGACTCCGGGCATTCGACTTGCCAGCGCTGACGATGACCAGAGACGCGTTATGACTCCAGCACAGGCTGTCGCGGCTGGCTCAAACTATCTTGTGGCAGGACGCCCCATCACAAAAGCAGATTCGCCCCGTGATGCTGCAACTCTTTTCCTTGAACAGATGGCCGCTGAAAGTCTATAA